The Streptomyces spororaveus genome includes a region encoding these proteins:
- a CDS encoding MarR family winged helix-turn-helix transcriptional regulator: MPSTPANSDLPAAPDAPAGAGLLDALQHQVAVFARRAEQTRLGGVGQARNSMDRAAYLLLNRLDLEGPMGVKALAGGMGIDSSTVTRQVAPLVDSGLVKRTSHPEDGRAVVLALSPRGLARLEEVRSSRRELMARVTEGWSEGERESFTGLLTRFNLSLSELMAAVAEAGPAS, encoded by the coding sequence ATGCCTTCCACCCCGGCCAATTCCGATCTGCCCGCGGCGCCGGACGCGCCCGCCGGAGCCGGTCTCCTCGACGCGCTCCAGCACCAGGTGGCGGTCTTCGCCCGCCGTGCCGAGCAGACCCGTCTGGGCGGTGTGGGCCAGGCCCGCAACTCGATGGACCGCGCCGCCTACCTCCTGCTGAACCGGCTCGACCTGGAGGGCCCGATGGGCGTGAAGGCGCTCGCCGGCGGCATGGGGATCGACTCCTCCACGGTGACCCGGCAGGTCGCGCCCCTGGTCGACAGCGGTCTGGTGAAGCGGACCTCGCACCCCGAGGACGGGCGGGCCGTGGTGCTCGCGCTGTCACCGCGGGGGCTGGCCCGGCTGGAGGAGGTCCGTTCCTCGCGGCGCGAACTGATGGCCCGGGTGACCGAGGGCTGGAGCGAGGGCGAGCGGGAGTCCTTCACGGGCCTGCTGACGCGCTTCAACCTGTCGCTGTCGGAGCTCATGGCGGCCGTGGCCGAAGCCGGTCCCGCCTCCTGA
- a CDS encoding sigma factor-like helix-turn-helix DNA-binding protein, whose amino-acid sequence MRVVDQQAGSYAEFEAFVAGAAGRLLHVAVLLTGEPESARRLLAGALARTYANWRRLRGDDPYDYTRRELCTAFARTGWRHHGGPGLLARLSPPERLVLVLRLYEGVAEEVAAAQLGMPVERVRVLCNRAVAALRHRESA is encoded by the coding sequence ATGCGGGTGGTTGATCAACAGGCGGGCTCCTACGCGGAGTTCGAGGCCTTCGTCGCGGGCGCGGCCGGGCGCCTCCTGCATGTCGCCGTTCTGCTGACCGGTGAACCGGAGTCGGCCCGGCGGCTGCTGGCGGGCGCGCTGGCCCGTACGTACGCGAACTGGCGGCGCCTGCGCGGGGACGACCCGTACGACTACACCCGCCGGGAACTGTGCACGGCCTTCGCCCGGACCGGCTGGCGCCACCACGGGGGCCCCGGCCTGCTCGCCCGGCTGAGCCCGCCGGAGCGGCTCGTACTCGTCCTGCGGCTCTACGAAGGGGTCGCGGAGGAGGTCGCCGCGGCGCAGCTCGGGATGCCGGTGGAGCGGGTACGGGTGCTGTGCAACCGGGCCGTGGCCGCGCTGAGGCACCGGGAGTCGGCGTGA
- a CDS encoding cystathionine gamma-synthase, whose amino-acid sequence MSDDSHEHQSFETRAIHAGNTADPLTGAVIPPIYQVSTYKQDGVGGLRGGYEYSRSANPTRTALEENLAALEGGRRGLAFASGLAAEDCLLRTLLSPGDHVVIPNDAYGGTFRLFAKVVARWGVEWSVADTSDADSVRAALTPKTKLIWVETPSNPLLGITDIAVLAEIARSAGVRLVVDNTFASPYLQQPLELGADVVVHSLTKYMGGHSDVVGGALITSDAALGEELAYHQNAMGAVAGPFDSWIVLRGIKTLAVRMDRHAENAAKVAEVLTRHPKVTKVYYPGLPEHPGHEIAAKQMRNFGGMVSFQVAGGEKEAVAVCGRTKIFTLAESLGGVESLIEHPGLMTHASVAGSALEVPADLVRLSVGIENADDLIADLTQALG is encoded by the coding sequence ATGAGCGATGACAGCCACGAGCACCAGAGCTTCGAGACCCGCGCGATTCACGCGGGCAATACCGCGGACCCGTTGACCGGCGCGGTCATTCCCCCGATCTACCAGGTGTCCACCTACAAGCAGGACGGCGTCGGAGGACTCCGCGGCGGTTACGAGTACAGCCGCAGCGCCAACCCGACCCGCACCGCGCTGGAGGAGAACCTCGCGGCGCTGGAGGGCGGCCGGCGCGGCCTCGCCTTCGCGTCCGGACTGGCCGCCGAGGACTGCCTGCTGCGCACACTGCTCTCCCCGGGCGACCACGTGGTCATCCCGAACGACGCCTACGGCGGCACCTTCCGCCTCTTCGCGAAGGTCGTCGCCCGCTGGGGCGTGGAGTGGTCGGTGGCCGACACCTCCGACGCGGACTCCGTACGGGCGGCCCTGACCCCGAAGACGAAGCTCATCTGGGTCGAGACCCCCTCCAACCCGCTGCTCGGCATCACCGACATCGCCGTCCTCGCCGAGATCGCGCGGTCGGCGGGTGTCCGGCTGGTCGTGGACAACACCTTCGCCTCGCCGTACCTCCAGCAGCCGCTGGAGCTGGGCGCGGACGTGGTGGTGCACTCGCTGACCAAGTACATGGGCGGACACTCCGACGTCGTCGGTGGCGCGCTCATCACCTCGGACGCGGCGCTGGGCGAGGAGCTGGCCTACCACCAGAACGCGATGGGCGCGGTGGCCGGGCCGTTCGACTCCTGGATCGTGCTGCGGGGCATCAAGACGCTGGCCGTGCGCATGGACCGGCACGCGGAGAACGCGGCCAAGGTCGCCGAGGTGCTCACGCGCCACCCGAAGGTCACCAAGGTCTACTACCCGGGCCTGCCCGAGCACCCGGGTCACGAGATCGCCGCCAAGCAGATGCGCAACTTCGGCGGCATGGTCTCCTTCCAGGTCGCCGGTGGCGAGAAGGAGGCGGTCGCGGTCTGCGGCCGCACCAAGATCTTCACCCTGGCCGAGTCCCTGGGCGGCGTCGAGTCCCTGATCGAGCACCCGGGTCTCATGACGCACGCGTCGGTGGCCGGCTCGGCGCTGGAGGTTCCGGCGGACCTGGTCCGTCTGTCGGTCGGCATCGAGAACGCCGATGACCTCATCGCGGACCTGACCCAGGCCCTGGGCTAG
- a CDS encoding M48 family metallopeptidase, whose translation MGASLRALRALVLLAGFYLLSVFLLAALAGIDYAVVTHLHGAVAGKLLLVSVVLAVPIVRGLFMLRTPKGEPPAGITVGEAQEPELWAVVRDIAQQVGTRAPDEIVLIDEVNAAVGEDARLLGLLPGTRRLYLGLPLMTGLDEMQLRAVLAHEMGHYANLDTRLTPLIARGRAQLIRTIGYFHERADKKVAKERAKQERKDEKRIAKGKKAKGVDTSGEGAMYRAMAKIYLAYGNFYMRATLSTSRRQELAADLASVRVAGRDSAASALRELNALDSAHDFYMSSYATLGVGAGLLPRPGEVFGGLRRLLDARAADLDGLRRELSTEPTSPYDSHPALAERVARIEALPDDGRGGQSARPALELLADAGASLAALEQVVLTPEALALKRVDWEDLVHESMTVYVGRGAEDIREAFAAEGAGPGLEAVLDAFDADPAVRWRVADRFPKSEEAQAATGRTAREFARPVVRRTLNQLVTVELTARGAARWQLSWSDSASLGYPADGFEDRLDTALDAAVADLPDTEPLRKLVLAP comes from the coding sequence ATGGGCGCTTCACTGCGCGCCTTGCGCGCCCTCGTCCTGCTCGCAGGCTTCTACCTGCTCAGCGTGTTCCTACTGGCCGCCCTCGCCGGCATCGACTACGCCGTCGTCACCCACCTGCACGGGGCGGTCGCGGGCAAGCTGCTGCTGGTCTCCGTGGTCCTCGCCGTCCCGATCGTGCGTGGTCTGTTCATGCTGCGCACCCCCAAGGGCGAGCCCCCGGCCGGGATCACCGTCGGCGAGGCCCAGGAGCCCGAGCTGTGGGCGGTCGTGCGTGACATCGCGCAGCAGGTCGGCACCCGTGCCCCCGACGAGATCGTGCTGATCGACGAGGTGAACGCGGCCGTCGGCGAGGACGCCAGGCTGCTGGGCCTGCTGCCCGGAACCCGTCGTCTCTACCTCGGCCTGCCGCTGATGACGGGCCTGGACGAGATGCAGCTGCGCGCGGTACTCGCCCACGAGATGGGCCACTACGCCAACCTCGACACGCGCCTCACCCCGCTGATCGCCCGCGGCCGCGCCCAGCTGATCCGCACGATCGGCTACTTCCACGAGCGCGCCGACAAGAAGGTCGCCAAGGAGCGCGCGAAGCAGGAGCGCAAGGACGAGAAGCGGATCGCCAAGGGCAAGAAGGCCAAGGGCGTCGACACCTCGGGCGAGGGCGCGATGTACCGCGCCATGGCCAAGATCTACCTGGCGTACGGCAACTTCTACATGCGCGCCACCCTCTCCACCTCCCGCCGCCAGGAGCTCGCCGCCGACCTCGCCTCGGTCCGGGTCGCCGGCCGTGACTCCGCCGCGTCCGCGCTGCGCGAGTTGAACGCCCTCGACTCGGCGCACGACTTCTACATGAGCTCGTACGCCACCCTCGGCGTCGGCGCCGGCCTGCTGCCTCGCCCGGGCGAGGTCTTCGGCGGCCTGCGCCGGCTGCTGGACGCGCGCGCGGCCGACCTGGACGGGCTGCGCCGGGAACTGTCGACCGAGCCCACCTCCCCCTACGACTCCCACCCCGCGCTCGCCGAGCGCGTGGCCCGCATCGAGGCGCTGCCCGACGACGGCCGCGGCGGACAGAGCGCCCGGCCGGCCCTGGAGCTGCTGGCCGACGCGGGCGCGTCGCTGGCCGCGCTGGAGCAGGTCGTCCTCACCCCGGAGGCGCTCGCACTCAAGCGGGTCGACTGGGAGGACCTCGTCCACGAGTCCATGACCGTGTACGTCGGCCGGGGCGCGGAGGACATCCGCGAGGCCTTCGCCGCCGAGGGGGCCGGCCCGGGGCTTGAGGCCGTGCTCGACGCGTTCGACGCCGACCCGGCGGTGCGCTGGCGCGTCGCCGACCGTTTCCCGAAGTCCGAGGAGGCGCAGGCGGCCACCGGCCGCACGGCCCGCGAGTTCGCCCGCCCGGTCGTCCGGCGCACCCTGAACCAGCTGGTCACCGTCGAGCTGACGGCCCGTGGCGCCGCCCGCTGGCAGCTGTCCTGGTCCGACTCGGCCTCCCTGGGCTACCCGGCCGACGGTTTCGAGGACCGCCTGGACACGGCCCTGGACGCGGCCGTGGCGGACCTGCCCGACACCGAACCCCTGCGAAAGCTGGTGCTTGCCCCGTGA
- the msrA gene encoding peptide-methionine (S)-S-oxide reductase MsrA, whose translation MFSYRRTPELPTREEALTGRAEPLFTVPDRHTVLGNPLSGPYPAHLEVADFGLGCFWGAERKFWQTPGVWTTLAGYQGGFTENPTYEEVCSGLTGHAEVVRVVFDPSQVSYAALLKLFWESHDPTQGFRQGNDVGTQYRSAVYTHSPAQQETAEASRTAYQQVLASSGYGPITTAVLPAAERPFWPAEAPHQQYLDKNPGGYCGIGGTGVSCPIGVAAAE comes from the coding sequence ATGTTCTCGTACCGCCGTACGCCCGAGCTCCCCACCCGCGAGGAGGCCCTGACGGGCCGCGCGGAGCCGCTGTTCACCGTGCCCGACCGGCACACCGTGCTGGGCAACCCGCTGTCCGGCCCCTACCCCGCGCACCTGGAGGTCGCCGACTTCGGCCTGGGCTGTTTCTGGGGCGCGGAGCGCAAGTTCTGGCAGACCCCCGGGGTGTGGACGACGCTGGCCGGTTACCAGGGCGGCTTCACCGAGAATCCGACCTACGAGGAGGTCTGCTCGGGTCTGACCGGCCACGCCGAGGTGGTCCGCGTGGTCTTCGACCCGTCCCAGGTCTCCTACGCCGCGCTGCTGAAGCTGTTCTGGGAGTCGCACGACCCCACCCAGGGCTTCCGCCAGGGCAACGACGTCGGCACCCAGTACCGCTCGGCGGTCTACACGCACTCCCCGGCCCAGCAGGAGACCGCCGAGGCCTCCCGCACGGCCTACCAGCAGGTGCTGGCCTCCTCGGGCTACGGCCCGATCACCACGGCGGTGCTGCCGGCGGCGGAGCGCCCCTTCTGGCCCGCCGAGGCGCCCCACCAGCAGTACCTGGACAAGAACCCGGGCGGCTACTGCGGCATCGGCGGCACGGGCGTCTCCTGCCCGATCGGCGTGGCCGCGGCCGAGTGA
- a CDS encoding GNAT family N-acetyltransferase — protein MTIRALSRPPTDTEIDAWVAVLAAARAADLPQGPPPARTEVAGRLRVTPVRGRAALWAADGGAGVAALLLFTDEANAHTAFLDVLAVHPDARRRGLGRALWEQVRAELLAHGRTSVSTLVDLGGPGQAFAQSLGFVNVLPMAWYEQDVTRRPRAAAGAPHPVAPGYELRAWHGLAPDDWAAPLATAHGAMQDAPVGDVDEKAEPWTPQRLHATQQLILDRGGEITTVAAVTARGEVAAYTELVLPDPAGPRALQYDTVVVPAHRGHGLGRAVKLHMLELARHRYPALRRIATTVADENTPMRAVNESLGYRPARPAAYYQLSL, from the coding sequence ATGACCATCCGCGCGTTGTCCCGGCCGCCCACCGACACCGAGATCGACGCCTGGGTCGCGGTCCTCGCCGCCGCCCGGGCCGCCGACCTGCCGCAGGGGCCGCCTCCCGCCCGGACGGAGGTGGCCGGCCGGCTGCGCGTGACACCGGTCCGCGGCCGCGCCGCACTCTGGGCCGCCGACGGGGGAGCGGGCGTGGCCGCGCTGCTCCTGTTCACGGACGAGGCCAACGCGCACACCGCCTTCCTCGACGTGCTCGCCGTCCACCCCGACGCCCGGCGCCGGGGTCTGGGCCGAGCCCTGTGGGAGCAGGTCCGGGCCGAGCTCCTCGCGCACGGCCGGACCTCGGTCTCCACCCTGGTGGACCTGGGCGGGCCGGGACAGGCGTTCGCGCAGTCCCTCGGGTTCGTGAACGTCCTGCCCATGGCCTGGTACGAGCAGGACGTGACGCGGCGGCCCCGGGCCGCGGCGGGAGCCCCGCACCCCGTCGCCCCCGGGTACGAACTGCGGGCCTGGCACGGACTGGCTCCGGACGACTGGGCCGCGCCCCTCGCCACGGCCCACGGGGCGATGCAGGACGCGCCCGTGGGGGACGTCGACGAGAAGGCCGAGCCCTGGACCCCGCAGCGGCTGCACGCCACGCAGCAGCTGATCCTGGACCGCGGCGGCGAGATCACCACGGTCGCCGCGGTGACCGCGCGGGGCGAGGTGGCCGCGTACACGGAACTGGTCCTGCCCGACCCGGCCGGCCCGCGCGCCCTCCAGTACGACACGGTGGTCGTCCCCGCCCACCGCGGCCACGGCCTCGGCCGCGCGGTCAAGCTGCACATGCTGGAGCTGGCCCGCCACCGGTACCCCGCGCTGCGCCGGATCGCCACCACGGTGGCGGACGAGAACACCCCGATGCGGGCGGTGAACGAGAGCCTGGGCTACCGTCCGGCCCGCCCCGCGGCCTACTACCAGCTCAGCCTGTAG
- a CDS encoding L,D-transpeptidase yields MEWRVRTDSKRRRRSLVAISAVLGGVLMLTACGGGDDAKPKGGESGNAQADVDAAAAKDASKAKITITPKDGATNVGLNDAANVAVADGTLTQVELKTSEGAAVAGKIAADGKSWKPDAALKRSTKYALAATAKDADGKEAHENASFTTVSPENSFVGSFIPDDGQTVGVGMPVSITFNKPIQDKKAVQAAISVTSTSGQEVVGHWFGAQRLDFRPEKYWQANSTVTMKLALEGVQGAPGVQGVQNKTVTFKIGRSQVSQVDVKSKKMTVTRDGAVLKTIPISAGSPENPTYNGQMVISEKFKETRMDGSTVGFKDSEGKGEYDIKDVPHAMRLSQSGTFIHGNYWGADSVFGSANTSHGCVGLNDAKGAGDPNQPAAWFFDNSLIGDVVDVINSPDKVIKPENGLNGWNMAWAEWKAGSAA; encoded by the coding sequence ATGGAGTGGCGTGTGAGGACGGACAGTAAGCGGCGGAGGCGGTCCCTGGTGGCCATATCCGCCGTTCTCGGTGGGGTACTGATGCTCACGGCGTGCGGCGGCGGAGACGACGCGAAGCCGAAGGGCGGCGAGTCGGGCAACGCCCAGGCGGACGTCGACGCGGCAGCGGCCAAGGACGCCTCGAAGGCGAAGATAACCATCACGCCGAAGGACGGCGCCACGAACGTCGGCCTCAACGACGCGGCCAATGTGGCCGTCGCCGACGGCACCCTCACCCAGGTCGAGCTGAAGACCAGCGAGGGCGCGGCCGTGGCCGGCAAGATCGCCGCCGACGGCAAGAGCTGGAAGCCCGACGCCGCCCTCAAGCGGTCCACGAAGTACGCCCTGGCGGCGACCGCCAAGGACGCCGACGGCAAGGAAGCGCACGAGAACGCCTCCTTCACCACCGTCTCCCCGGAGAACAGCTTCGTCGGCTCCTTCATCCCGGACGACGGACAGACGGTCGGCGTGGGCATGCCGGTCTCGATCACCTTCAACAAGCCGATCCAGGACAAGAAGGCCGTCCAGGCGGCGATCTCGGTCACCTCCACCAGCGGCCAGGAGGTCGTCGGCCACTGGTTCGGCGCCCAGCGCCTGGACTTCCGTCCGGAGAAGTACTGGCAGGCGAACTCCACCGTCACCATGAAGCTGGCGCTGGAAGGCGTCCAGGGCGCTCCCGGCGTCCAGGGCGTCCAGAACAAGACCGTCACCTTCAAGATCGGCCGCAGCCAGGTCTCCCAGGTCGACGTGAAGAGCAAGAAGATGACGGTCACCCGGGACGGCGCGGTCCTCAAGACCATCCCGATCTCGGCGGGCTCCCCGGAGAACCCGACCTACAACGGCCAGATGGTGATCTCCGAGAAGTTCAAGGAGACCCGGATGGACGGCTCCACCGTCGGCTTCAAGGACAGTGAGGGCAAGGGCGAGTACGACATCAAGGACGTCCCGCACGCCATGCGGCTGTCCCAGTCCGGCACCTTCATCCACGGCAACTACTGGGGAGCCGACTCGGTCTTCGGCAGCGCGAACACCAGCCACGGCTGTGTCGGCCTGAACGACGCCAAGGGCGCGGGCGACCCGAACCAGCCCGCCGCGTGGTTCTTCGACAACTCGCTCATCGGCGACGTGGTCGACGTGATCAACTCCCCGGACAAGGTCATCAAGCCCGAGAACGGCCTCAACGGCTGGAACATGGCCTGGGCGGAGTGGAAGGCCGGCTCGGCCGCCTGA
- the hutH gene encoding histidine ammonia-lyase has translation MHTVVVGTSGTTAEDVIAVARGNARVELSGEALDALARAREIVDALAAKPEPVYGVSTGFGALASRHISPELRAQLQRNIVRSHAAGMGPRVEREVVRALMFLRLKTVASGHTGVRPSVAQTMADVLNAGITPVVHEYGSLGCSGDLAPLSHCALALMGEGDAEGPDGTVRPAGELLAEAGIEPVVLREKEGLALLNGTDGMLGMLVMALADLGKLYTSADITAALTLEALLGTEKVLQPELHAIRPHPGQGASAANMAAVLKGSGLVRHYQEETAPRVQDAYSVRCAPQVAGAGRDTMAHAALVASRELAAAVDNPVVLPDGRVESNGNFHGAPVAYVLDFLAIAAADLGSIAERRTDRLLDKNRSHGLPPFLADDAGVDSGLMIAQYTQAALVSEMKRLAVPASADSIPSSAMQEDHVSMGWSAARKLRTAVDNLTRIIAIELYAATRAIELRHGLTPAPASQAAIAAARAAGVQGPGPDRFLAPDLAAADEFVRTGGLLAAVEPVTGPLA, from the coding sequence ATGCACACTGTCGTGGTGGGGACGTCCGGGACCACCGCCGAGGACGTCATCGCCGTAGCCCGCGGCAACGCACGGGTCGAGCTGTCCGGCGAGGCGCTCGACGCGCTCGCCCGCGCCCGCGAGATCGTCGACGCGCTGGCCGCCAAGCCCGAGCCCGTCTACGGGGTGTCCACCGGGTTCGGTGCGCTCGCCTCCCGGCACATCAGCCCCGAGCTGCGTGCCCAGCTCCAGCGCAACATCGTCCGCTCGCACGCCGCCGGCATGGGCCCGCGCGTCGAGCGGGAGGTCGTCCGCGCGCTGATGTTCCTCCGCCTCAAGACCGTCGCCTCCGGTCACACCGGCGTGCGCCCCTCCGTCGCGCAGACCATGGCCGACGTGCTCAACGCCGGGATCACCCCCGTCGTCCACGAGTACGGCTCCCTGGGCTGCTCCGGAGACCTCGCACCGCTGTCCCACTGCGCGCTCGCCCTCATGGGCGAGGGCGACGCCGAGGGCCCGGACGGCACCGTCCGCCCCGCCGGGGAACTGCTCGCCGAAGCCGGCATCGAGCCCGTCGTGCTCCGCGAGAAGGAGGGCCTCGCCCTCCTCAACGGCACCGACGGCATGCTCGGCATGCTGGTCATGGCCCTCGCCGACCTCGGCAAGCTCTACACCTCCGCCGACATCACCGCCGCGCTGACGCTGGAGGCGCTGCTCGGCACGGAGAAGGTGCTCCAGCCCGAGCTGCACGCCATCCGCCCGCACCCGGGGCAGGGTGCCTCCGCCGCGAACATGGCCGCCGTCCTCAAGGGCTCCGGGCTCGTGCGCCACTACCAGGAGGAGACCGCCCCGCGCGTGCAGGACGCGTACTCCGTGCGCTGCGCCCCGCAGGTCGCCGGCGCCGGCCGCGACACCATGGCGCACGCCGCCCTGGTGGCTTCCCGCGAGCTGGCCGCCGCCGTCGACAACCCGGTGGTGCTGCCCGACGGGCGCGTGGAGTCCAACGGCAACTTCCACGGGGCCCCGGTCGCCTACGTGCTGGACTTCCTCGCCATCGCGGCCGCCGACCTCGGCTCCATCGCCGAGCGCCGCACCGACCGGCTGCTCGACAAGAACCGCTCGCACGGCCTGCCGCCGTTCCTCGCGGACGACGCCGGTGTGGACTCCGGTCTGATGATCGCCCAGTACACGCAGGCCGCCCTGGTCAGCGAGATGAAGCGGCTCGCGGTGCCGGCCTCGGCCGACTCGATCCCCTCCTCCGCCATGCAGGAGGACCACGTCTCGATGGGCTGGTCGGCCGCGCGCAAGCTCCGTACCGCCGTCGACAACCTGACGCGGATCATCGCCATCGAGCTGTACGCGGCCACCCGCGCCATCGAGCTGCGCCACGGGCTGACCCCGGCCCCGGCCAGCCAGGCCGCGATCGCGGCCGCGCGTGCGGCGGGCGTGCAGGGTCCCGGGCCGGATCGTTTCCTCGCCCCTGACCTGGCCGCCGCCGACGAGTTCGTCCGCACGGGCGGCCTCCTGGCCGCGGTGGAGCCGGTGACGGGTCCGCTCGCCTGA
- a CDS encoding GGDEF domain-containing protein has translation MGVDGRLRAVVGLAQAMAAACAPRDSVRAAARGARVALDGSFAAISAWERERGRLRVLVNEGERRAGEEEFPEDESYPVHDFPEITEFLHELWVGGGGPHAWVESAVGDRPGRRGEALRRRGRGTCVVAPVVLSGRAWGELYVARDEGLPDFDEDDADFATVLAAVIAAGLAQNERLEEARRLAFTDPLTGLANRRAVDMRLDEALEEHRRTGAVVSLVVCDLNGLKKVNDTLGHAMGDRLLERFGSVLSLCGAMLPGSLVARLGGDEFCLVGAGPTADEIVRVAEEVCTRAAELELGEGVACGVASTGDPIGLVKSSRRLFRLADAAQYKAKAARSPKPVVAGRDTAVVRLADAAAEEAPGERRRFRGRP, from the coding sequence ATGGGAGTTGACGGGCGGCTACGAGCCGTGGTGGGACTCGCTCAGGCGATGGCCGCGGCGTGCGCGCCGCGGGACAGTGTGCGGGCGGCCGCGCGCGGGGCGCGCGTGGCGCTCGACGGCTCGTTCGCGGCGATCTCCGCCTGGGAGCGCGAGCGGGGGCGCCTGCGGGTGCTCGTGAACGAGGGCGAGCGGCGGGCGGGCGAGGAGGAGTTCCCCGAGGACGAGTCGTACCCGGTGCACGACTTCCCCGAGATCACCGAGTTCCTGCACGAGCTCTGGGTGGGCGGCGGCGGCCCGCACGCCTGGGTGGAGAGCGCCGTCGGCGACCGGCCGGGCCGGCGCGGCGAGGCCCTGCGCCGCCGCGGCCGCGGGACCTGTGTGGTCGCGCCCGTCGTGCTCAGCGGCCGGGCCTGGGGCGAGCTGTACGTCGCCCGCGACGAGGGGCTGCCCGACTTCGACGAGGACGACGCCGATTTCGCCACTGTGCTCGCGGCCGTGATCGCGGCCGGTCTCGCACAGAACGAGCGGCTGGAGGAGGCCCGGCGGCTCGCCTTCACCGATCCGCTGACCGGGCTCGCGAACCGGCGGGCGGTCGACATGCGGCTCGACGAGGCCCTGGAGGAGCACCGGCGGACCGGGGCGGTCGTCAGCCTGGTCGTCTGCGACCTGAACGGCCTGAAGAAGGTCAACGACACCCTCGGCCACGCCATGGGCGACCGGCTCCTGGAACGGTTCGGGTCGGTCCTGAGCCTGTGCGGCGCGATGCTGCCCGGATCGCTGGTGGCCCGCCTCGGCGGCGACGAGTTCTGCCTGGTCGGGGCCGGCCCGACGGCGGACGAGATCGTACGCGTCGCCGAGGAGGTGTGTACCCGGGCGGCCGAGCTGGAGCTGGGTGAGGGGGTGGCCTGCGGGGTCGCCTCCACCGGGGATCCGATCGGGCTGGTGAAGTCCTCCCGGAGGCTGTTCCGGCTGGCGGACGCCGCCCAGTACAAGGCGAAGGCGGCGCGCTCGCCGAAACCCGTCGTGGCGGGCCGGGACACCGCCGTGGTCCGGCTCGCGGACGCCGCCGCCGAGGAGGCTCCCGGGGAGCGGCGCCGGTTCCGGGGCCGCCCGTGA
- a CDS encoding enoyl-CoA hydratase/isomerase family protein has product MASESAFESEFVAVRRHEGGVAELVLDRPKAMNAVSTAMARAIGAACAELAADRTVRVVVLSSTSERAFCVGADLKERNSFSDAELVRQRPTTRGAYGGVAALPMPTIAAVHGFALGGGFELALACDVIVADETSVVGLPEVSVGVIPGGGGTQLLPRRVGAARAAELIFTARRVEAAEALSLGLVDSVVPAGQDTAEALALAARMAANSPVGLRAAKRALRLGHGMDLEAGLEIEDAAWRTVALSGDRVEGVAAFNEKRKPNWPGE; this is encoded by the coding sequence ATGGCGTCCGAGTCGGCATTCGAGTCGGAGTTCGTGGCGGTGCGCCGCCACGAGGGCGGGGTCGCGGAGCTGGTCCTGGACCGCCCCAAGGCGATGAACGCGGTGTCGACCGCCATGGCCCGCGCCATCGGGGCGGCCTGTGCCGAGCTGGCCGCCGACCGGACCGTGCGCGTGGTGGTGCTCTCCTCCACGTCGGAGCGGGCCTTCTGCGTCGGGGCGGACCTCAAGGAGCGGAACTCGTTCTCGGACGCCGAGCTGGTCCGGCAGCGGCCGACCACGCGGGGCGCGTACGGGGGCGTGGCGGCGCTGCCGATGCCCACGATCGCGGCCGTGCACGGGTTCGCGCTGGGCGGCGGCTTCGAGCTGGCCCTGGCCTGCGATGTGATCGTCGCCGACGAGACCTCGGTGGTGGGCCTGCCGGAGGTGTCGGTGGGCGTGATCCCCGGCGGCGGAGGGACGCAGCTGCTGCCGCGCCGGGTGGGTGCCGCGCGGGCCGCGGAGCTGATCTTCACCGCGCGCCGGGTGGAGGCGGCCGAGGCGCTGTCCCTGGGCCTGGTGGACTCGGTGGTCCCGGCCGGCCAGGACACGGCGGAGGCGCTGGCGCTGGCCGCCCGGATGGCGGCGAACTCCCCCGTGGGTCTGCGGGCGGCCAAGCGGGCGCTGCGGCTGGGCCACGGGATGGACCTGGAGGCCGGTCTGGAGATCGAGGACGCGGCCTGGCGGACGGTGGCCCTCTCGGGTGACCGGGTGGAGGGCGTCGCGGCGTTCAACGAGAAGCGCAAGCCGAACTGGCCGGGGGAGTAA